ACTCAGTCCTTAAAAGATCAATATAGTCATGAACCTGCTTCGGCTGCTaaactctttatttttattgccagTTGGCAAATATAAGCTGATATTCCTCTGTTATTGTGACCCTCTTGGTAAGAGAAAAATCAGATTATGTGCTGTTAGAGGAAATAAATCCTAGTGGTAGGTGTAATAGACTGATTCATTTCTTTTGCTTAAGTCCCACCCTCTGAGTGACATGTGGAAGACAAAATGCAAGAAGGAGTCCTGTTGGAACAAGTGCTTAAGATGGTATTTAATCCAGCAGAGAGCCAAGATACAGGATAGGACACGGTAAAGAATGTGGAATGTGTAGATACAATAAGGATTTCAGTTTATGATCTGCCATCTGTTATTTGAAAGAGGAATAAGTTAGGGAAATAAATGATTTTCAGTTCTCCATGCATGCAAAGGTAAGTTAGTTATTACAAAAGTTTTGCTGCTATATGTGCTGAAAGAAAAGCATAAGCATTtaaacattgtttaaaaataaatcactcaTTAGGCTTAAGAAAAATACTCTAGTTCATATTTCATTGATCTGACCTTTTGATTCAAGATCAGGGAACAAATCCAGgatgaaaaaactaaaaagcaaaacagaagtgaACCATTTCACCATGAAAAAGGCATTTCCAGTCTCAGCTAACCTCGACTAGtttttattgcattatttttgaaatgtcaaGAAACTGGCTTTGGCCATAATATTTGCTGTCCACCTAAATCACAGCTGTCAATATGCAATGGCTTGCAACAATTAGCTAAACACCACTATTTGACAGATTCCCTTGAAAGGGACGTACGTAGATGCTGTAGGTGTCTAACACACACTGAATCAAGGAACAGTcaggctggggctgcagcagAGGGAGAGAAGTTGGTAATCCTTGCCCGAGAAAGGGATTTCAAACAGccttaattttttgaaaagcacATATTTGTCCTGACCCTACAAGTCCTTTCTGGTTTTCCAGAATTAATTATTGGACTGACTAAAGAGGAGGGGGGAAAGCTACTAACTCTAGATTTCCTTTTTTAGGGAGAtcaagggaagaggaagaaatataaatgcaGATGTGGAATGGTAATGGGTATACaacatggagaaaagaaacatCATGGCACCTGCGAGCACTTTCCATCAAAGCAGTAAACCCCTTCACTGACAGAAATTCAGTACAATGTACACATTAACAACTTCACCATTACTCGGATGCTGTTTCAAACCAAAACATTAACTACAATATTCAAAAAACAGAATTCTCATAATACTTGAGAAAAATAGAGTGAAAAGGCAATGTTAGCTAAGCTCTTAGCTAAATCCACTCTTAATGGCCCCCAGGATTTAACTGTCATGGATTAaagccatgaaaataaaaatttcaatttgaaattttattagcATGTTGCTAAAATGGTCAATAAAGACATCAACACGATAGGCTTTGTTGACATAGTTGGAAAACTGCTctctcattttaaaaactttatttccaCTTCCCCACCTTCTAAGATTTCTATGTTAGGAAAAGCCAAACTAAATATACTGGCTATGGTGTTGTAACAATGCTGGTTTCTGGAATGGTGCCATgtcttccccctccctctcctccaacCCCTTTAAAAACATGATTATTTTTGAAATGCAGCCCAAAGAGGGAGCAGTCTAGGGTTAAGAACAACAAGCGACCTTCTCCACACATTCAGGTTCACAGACGCCCGGTGGACCTTCCCCGCGCCGGGGTGGGGCGGGACGGCCCTCTTCCCCAATTAACGGCGCCATTTCCCTCCCGGCCCCGAAAGGCTTCCCTTCTGCCAGTGAGGGAGGCTCACaggccagtggggtgggggtggcgttCGCTTCCCTCGGTGGAAAGAACGGGAAGCAAACGCTGCCTAGCTTTGCCCGGAGCCCGGAATACAGTGTCAGGAGACCTGGGGCTGGAGAGCGGGGCAGGTCCCGGGAAGCCTCGGAATAACCCGTGTCCCGAAGTGCTCTTTCGTGGAATTAGTCTCAAGTGCCTAAGGGACTCGCGCGATTTCTTGGAAATCCTGCTGTCTGGGGACACATCCATACAGGAGCTGAACTGTGCCCTGAAAAGATCATTTCTCACCTCCGACCGGCCTGTGCGTGCGCGTTTGGGGCGGTGATGGTCCCTGACCGTGACCGGCTCCCCTCGGCtcattctcccttctctccttacAACTCGGAGGGAAAGCGCACGCTGGGTTTCCCAACGCCATCACCACCACTCGGGGGGCTCGGCCAGGCGAGCACAGACGCCCTTTCAGTCCTGGGGCCAGTTCCTGAGACTCCCTGTCACTTGCCGGAGGGGTGCGAGGGTGCAGCCTGGGCGCTGGCCGCCGCCCGCGGTCGCGCGAAGGGGGGCAGGGTCGTGAATCGCAGGCCGGGAAGCCCGGGTGCGGGAAGGAGCGGGGCTCGGGGCGACAGGAGCGGCAGGCGGCCCCAGCGGCTACTCCTTGTCCTCCACGAGGTCGGCGAGCTCCTGGAGCACGCGCAGGCGGCCGCTGGCGTCGATGCGGCGCTTCTCCCGTATGAGGTCTTCCAGGCTGTGAAACCTGGCGGTGTGCACCTTATTCTCACCCAGGTGCACCTTGAGACAGTACTGCTGCTGCGGGGGCTGCGTGCCGGCCGGCACCTCCCCTCCGGCCTTGAACTCCCGCTTGCCAAAGCGGCACCAGGCGGCGAAGCTCTCCGAGTTCGTCCAGCAGATCTCCTCGCTCTTGAGACCCAGGTGGCCGCAGGCGTTCTGCACCACCAGCTCGGCCAGCAGCGGGCGGTAGCGGTACCAGCTATTCACCACGCGGCCCACGTTGGCCGCGCCCGCCTCGTACAGGCTGTCCTGGCGGATCTCGCCCTGGTGCAGGTGGATGACCTGCCCGCCGCCCACGTAGACCGCCCAGTGAGGGGCGGGCGCGGGCGGCTCGGGCGCCGGATGCAGCCACAGCAGCTCCAGCAGGTCGCCGGGCTCGCAGAGCGCAGGCAGCGCGGTGACCGCGCAGACGCTCAGGTCGGCGCCCTGAGGGCCGCCGCTCACTTTGGAAAAGATGCATTCCTGGCCTCGAAAGGCGGAAAACTGAGTCTCGTTGAGGACCAGCTGGTGcagcaggtggtggtggtggtggcgggtCGGGCTTTCTGGGCAGGGAGTGCAGCCCGGGGGGGCCTTCACGCCAAACTTGTCGGGCTGGCCGCGTTCGTCCAAGTCCTCCTCCTCATCCGAGAAGAAGTAGGCGACCCCGACCCGCAGCTCGTCCTTTTCGATTCCCGATGGGTCCCCTGTGGGCAACTCGCTGTAGTTGAGGTGGGTGATGCGGTCCAGTTGGTTGCCCATCAATGACGCGGCGAGGCGAGAGCCAGGAGCGGGGACCTGAGGGAGCACAGGAGAGGCAGACAAGATCAGAGCCGCGCTGCTCCTCCCCAGGACAGGCAGTGCTCCTGGGACCTGCCCCCACGCGCCGTGCTGGAGACAACGGCTCCTGCCAAGTCCTCCCGCCTCCCCGGGGGCAGGACGGGCGCAGAAGCCACCAATCCCGCGGGCGAGAGCGGGGGCAGCCACACAGGCTCGACCCTGTCCAAGAACAGGATCCAATTCCTGCAAACGAAAAGGCTGGCGGGCTGGAGGGTGTGCGGAGTCCCAGTGGGCCGACTGCCCGGATTGTGGCAGCGTGGGGGATGCACACCTAAGAAAGAACCGAGGGGTAGACCgggagagagacagaggtgcCCAGGGCCTCCGAGCTGTGAACCAGCGGCGCTCACATTTCTGTCCCCACCCTCTCCAGCCCACCTCTCAGTTTTGCACTAGGTCGTACTCCCTTTCCTAATGGAGCCTCGCACAATGACAATCCGACACATTCGCAGGCACTCACTTGACACCAGCAAAATTTTGCACGCTTCGAGTCCAGACATTGACAGGCTGGTCCACTGGTGATAATGGCACATAACACAAACAATGACAACCCTTCGCGACGATACACTCAGACCCCCACGTTCGTTCACAGTTCCAGCCCCAAGCGTGCACGCTCGCCAGCGCACGCACCCCCACGCACCCGGGCACAGCTGCCCACACAGGTAGGTAGGTGCACCGTGCCCCTACTTCTCTTGCCTTCTTCCCAGCAGAGCTAATCAGTCTGCGCCAGGGCGAGGCTACTCTAAAATAACCTAAcaaagaggaaagggagagaagagaagccaGTGCAGTGCATGTGTGCGGGCGCGGGTGTGGGTGTGCGTTGTGTAGAGAGGTCCACTTTGAGCCCAAAGATCCCTTTCCCTCCTACCCGGCTCAGGGTCCAAACAATCGGACGAAGGAAAAACGTTTCCAACGCAAAGAAAAGCCGCCTCTCCGTACCAGTGATTTCCCTGCTCCCGAAACCCCAAACTCCTTTAAAGTCTCCTGGTCCCCATGGGTGCTGCGGAGGTGGTGGTGGCGGCAAGTGGGTCCTGGACGGGTGCGGGGCTGCGGGCCGCCCTTCCCCTCGCGGAACGGTGCGGTGCGGGGCCCGTGCGCCTGCGGATCCGCTCTGGCTCAGCCCCGGCTCCACCTGGGCAGTCCGGACTCCGCTCTGGTTTCCCAGAGTCTAGTCGAGGACTCTAAGTAGCCGGGGCGGCTGGTTTCAGGGCCCGCCCCAGGACGCGTTCATTGGTTGAAGCGGTTGTTCTGGCCCGTCAATCTCGGTCGGAGTGGGGAGAGGAGCAGGGGCGGGTTCCCGAGCtcgctccgccccgccccgccccgcccccgtgCACCGGAACGCGCCCCGCCCCGGGGGAGTGGAGGTGTGGGCGCCGGCCGGGAGCGCGCGAAGGGCGCGGCGCTGCTGCCTGGCGGCGCTCCTGCGTGGCGCCGCTGCCTGCTCCCACCCACGCCCCCAGCCCCTCCAAGCCGGTGGTAACGGCGAGCACGGAGCGTCCGCGGTCTCTGTTCTGGGAGTACAGACTCCAGCAATGAAGCTTAGTCTGGGGGTGAAGAAACCCAGTGCACCCAGGCACTGCGGACGGCCCCAGGCGGAGAGCAACATTGTCCGAGGCGGGCACGTGGGGCCCGGTTGGGGTCCCTGGAGCCTAGGTTCCGGACGGTCCCTAGGATGGTAGACCTCTTCCTGCAGTACCTGGACCTGAGAAATTGCACCTACGACGGTGGGCTCAACTCTAACCCGTGTGGAGCTGCTGAGCCAGCACTGGCGCCCGGTTTAAACGCAGCACCGTGTCCAATGGAACTGAAAAGTTTGAGCCTTTGCCAGCCTTCCCCTGACTGGGCCTATGATTTTGACCTCCAATGTTCAGTCTATGAAAAGGGTGCGTTATAAATGCCGACAGAAGGACGTAGCAGTGTTTTCCAAGCTCCAGAACACCTTTGCTGAGGGACTTTGGTTTGGATTTGTGGGGAAAAGGTGTCTGGCAGTAATGAATGATTGCATTTCTGGATGGAAAGTTAATGAGCGAATGTGCCCTGAATACTGGATGTGGAAAGATTACTTTTGTACATATGAAATTCCTGATCGACAATTTAAAAAGCTTATAACATTAAGCATTTAGGAGTTTTTAGATATCTGGTTCTACTTTTAAGACTAGGCTCCAGCAGCTTCTGTGTGAAGCCCACTCTGTTTCCCTGGAGAGAACCGAGTGCTTCCTCTGACTGCTCCTTTGGCAGTAAGCACCTTGTGGATTGGCTTGCACCTTACCCAACGTCCTATTCTGAGCCTCTTTCACAATGCTGAGCATACACCTGCAGCTCCattagcaataataaaaatgaaaacaaccaacATGTATTGACCACTTAAAAGTGGCTAGACAAGGCACTATGCTAAGAGGTTTAAGTAGATCATTTAATTTTACTGCCTCTGAAGGGATTCACTAGTATCCACATTGcaacagatgaggaagctgaggctcaaatGCTGTGCCAGCGATCTTTCCAGAGCCTGTGGGACTCAAGTACCAGTCTTTAACTTGGCTAtactgtttattgaatgaataaaaccTTGCTTCATACTATGAGAAAAGTGTTGTCCCAGAGAACTTAGCTAATTGGCCCAAGGTTACAGGAGGActgatgtatattttaaaaccCTTACGGTTTTGGTGGATTCtgcttaaatattttcaaactgcAAAGCCTCCACTTCATGTTTACCTTCTGAAGGTCTTTGTATATCCCACAGCCTCTAAATACAGTGATTTATCAAattagatgcttaataaatattgctGGAAAAAGATGGTTTTGAAATGACCATCTGTATACATTTGATATACATAAATCTTTTCGGAAATATGCCCATTGTCCATGTGCAAGTTATGAGAAGATAAGCTGCCATCCTTGGAACTGACTGCAGGTTGTGATGATCTTTTTTTATACTTGCTATAAATAATAAACAACTCATTTTGGCCCTGAAGTCAAGAGAATTGAACAAGTGGATTCAGAGAGCCAGAGGTGAGTTATTTAGTCTGGTTATAAACTAGACTTAGGGGATCTCTGGGAGGAAGTGTTGAAGAGTTCATTACTGGTGTCTGAGAGAAACTTACTGAAGGTACCTCAGCACTGACATTGAatgacattttattaataaaCTTCTGTCCATTCCAAGAGAGAATGTTGTGCATGAACATTTACGATGTATTTGCTTGGAATGCTGTGTTCTGCCCTATTACATACTACTCCAAACTGTACACAGAGTAAGCAGTTGTTCCTCTTCAATTTCCTAACATCCTAAAAGATGATTAAAATATTGTCAgggctttgaaatattttatgccaAAAGTGTACAATATCAAtgtacatctttttgaatctccTTTCCATCCTCTCCCTCTGCCAGGAGAAAAGGCTTACTGCTTAGTACTCATAAGGGAGAATAAATACCCTGAGAACCCCCTTGAAATACAAGGCAGAGAACATACTGACTCTGAGGTATGGGAAAGAATCAGCTAAAAGTAGGCTAAGGAAAATTGTCTCCTCTTTGTAACCTCTTGGCAGTTACAAAGATGGTAAAGTGAGAAATAAGCCAGTTGACTTGAAAGATGCCAATATTAGAAAACCTACCTCATACTTCATCACAAAATGTTGTTTGCTAATTGGTGTATTTGTCTATTATTTCTTAACCTATTCTGCCTGCTTTCACACTGAGGAAGTAATATCACCAAAAACAGAATATAGTTACCAAAAGCACAAATTCTGGAAGCCAGCTAGTTTGAATTCTACTTCAACATTTTTGATCTGGGTAACTTTgaataaattacttaacctttctagGTGtcggtttctttatctgtaaaatataaatgaaatagttttatttcactgatttgtTGTGAGTTCATGCATGcaaacacagtgcctggtacattaTGAATTTTCAATCACTACtatctattattgttattactggTGGACAAAGAGAGAATCCTACTTGTTAGGACAGCTCTCCTGTCTCTCCTTTGCCCAAGGCAAAAGCTAATCCTAGATGCCTAGATGGGAGTGCCCAAGGCTGTCACTAGCTAGGGTACGGGACTGCTTCCCTGTTAAGGTGCTGAGAGTCCTGTCTATCCTGAGACTAATTTGAGATCTAAACCTCTCTATACATTTCTGTGTGTGAGCCTCAGGGCTGGTCACATCCTGGGTCCCAcactattttgaattattttcagttAACATTTCCTGGTATAAGGAATATGTACAAAAGAGGGTTAGTGCAGGAGTGATTAGGAGTGAGTTATATGTATGTTACCTTTTCTGTTGGTACCATCTGGTATATCatcttcttcctttccctctgtgtTCCTTATTTAGTATTATATGAATGGCTCTCTCCCAAATTCTACTGACCAGGTCCTTGACTCAAACTGTCATCCTTTAAAATCGGCCCTGGAAGCTGGGATTTGGAACAAATGTTCACTCCTTCCGAATGATAGAATCTGCTTTATGTTAGGTGGGCACCATGTGACTGAGTCTGGCCAATGGAATGTGGGTGGAAGATTGTACCCACAGAGAACCCCAGAGAACCGAAACCATTAACCCAGTCTTTCATGCAATTTTCCCCCCCATTTGGCCATATATAGAGGGTCCATGGTAAAACTACAAGGCTGTGAAAGATGGAGGAGCCACTAAACGGAGGAGGCAGGGGTTCGTGAATGACTGTGCAGAGCAGATTTTCCTCTCAAATGATCTATGCTGGACTCTGGTGTGAGGAAGAAACAAATCTGATTGTGTTAAGCCACCGAAAAACTGTGTGGCTGTTCCAGCAGTTAGCCTATCCTGATAGATGTTCTGTCTTGGAACCACAAGTAGCTTGcccctcttccttttctctcttagtGTCTGTCCTCACTGTCAAGGTTGACCGTCCATTGATAGAATTCCATGAATGTACATCTTAGCATGTTCGCATGGCTGAGAATTTAATCAACAGTGGATGCACCTGTCCCCTCTAGGTACTATTGCATGTCTCCCTACTGTGTTATTTTTAAACCTAAATTCCCACTAGCCTCCAAGTGACTGACTTATCCCACTCTCTCAATATCCTACcagctttctattttttctaaaCCACAAAAATGGCAGGGTAAACTCCTTGCAGCTAAGATTGAAGGGAATCCTGGTATCCTGCTTCCCTTTAACCTTTCTGCATGCATCGACATGCTaactttccctttcttctgaAGAACCTCTTCAGTTTGGCTTCCACACTGTCACATTTTCTCAGTTCCTTCCTCTAACCAGATGTGGCTTCTTATCATTTTGCCATTAAAGAGTCATGAATGTTCCCTGGGCAAAACCTTCAGCACCTGTGGGTTTAATATTTTCCTGGATATGGATTATATAGAAATGTCTCAGGCCAGTATTAatctttcctctctgttctccaacCCCAGGAGAGTACGTGCCTTTGCATGTAAGTGGGTACACTTACATGTGATGGTGATGGCAGAGCTCTGGGTAGGCCTGGGTCAGTTTGCACTCATGCTGCTGGCTCCTCCTTCTGCCCAGAATATCTTCTCCTGTTTTCCTCATCCAACTTATGCTAAGAATGTGCAGCCCTTCCAAGCACCAGCCCCTGCCATATGTCTGGCCCCTCCCCATTCTAATCTGGGCCATCCTTTCTGCTCCCCTGGCACCGTGTGTATATTGGTCATGAAATGTGTCAAAAACACTTACCAAACTGAACTACTATCCTTGaatgattttcttctctttcttccttaatAGACTaagaattatttgagaaaaaGCCCCATATCTAGTTCAAATCTATAATCCCTTTCCTAAGCATGAAGTTTAGTGCCCAGTAGATAACTGGACTCAAAGCATGCATGAACATGGGCACTGTTTAGTTACCGAACCgtcagtatttgtctttgctTCAGCTTTCACCAATCTGCACGCTCTGACACCTAGCACATGCTCTAAGTTAGATGCTGTGTTAAGTTTGCTATGTGATGAACAGTATTAGGTTTCCAAACGGTCCTCTGACATCGTCAGGATGCTGATAAAAAAACAGATTGCCAGGCTTTATCACAGATTTAGTGAAACTTTATCTCAGAATGGGCtgtaagaatctgcattttaaatagcCTCCCCAGGCACTGAGATGCAGCATAATTGCTGGCCTAGCACAGGGGGGACATTCTTCTTATTCTCTTGGGTACAGTGACAGCCCTGGAAGAGTAGGCACTTAGTAAATACTTGGAATCCTGTTCTGTAGACATTCTGTGGTCCATTTCTAACAGAAGCAAGACTCCTTTTAGATTTGCTCATACGAAAGTGGTAGATGTATCCATGTGCATTCCAAGTGGTGTGAAGTCAAggggttttttaaaaagtcacattatAACTATGTGGCAGAGCTGAGgcatcccttctcttttctgtttaaaCCCCTGTACCCCAGTCCACTGTGCTTAATGTCTGTGGTCAGAGCAGAAACCTGAGTGAATAGGGAACTCTGCTCCGGGGAGGTAAATTCCTCATTTGGTTATGGATTGATTCTGATGAAAACCCTGGGTTTGTCTCTGCAAAGCATAACTTCTTTGCTGTTGTATTGGTTTTGAATTCATCTTCTACGATACTTCCTTTCCTGGCCCCATTCCTGTCAAAGACCAAGGCATCCCCCTTGTCTTCTCGAGGACCCCTCGCTTGAACAACCCCTTCTCTTCACCTTCATTTGTAATCTAACCTGCTCTGCTAGCTCCTTCCCAGTTGCATGTAAACACTCTCGAGGGTCTCACATCTTTGAAGTATCTCCTAACTATATATCGCCCTTGAGATAGACTCCTATCTTGAGAGAGTGGTTCATGCACATTTTATCCCAGCCCTCCACGTGCTACCTGCTGCACACATCACTCCACCTAACAGCCCTCACCAGGGACCAGTGATCTGTTGGTACTGAATCCAGTGGTGGCTTTTAGGTTCTCACCTTACAGGGCACAGCCGACGACTTCCTCCTTATCGAAGTAAGTTCTTCCTTCACCTTCCATTGGACTCATTCTCTTGGCTTCTCTTCAACTTCTCTGGCTGTTCTTCCTACAGTGTTTTGTGGGCTTATTTCCTTCAACTTGGCCTTTCATTATGCTTTTCTTCAGGATTCTGTTCTCAGGCTCTCTTCTCAGTGCGTTCTCATTGCATGATCTTGCCTGCTTCTTTGATGTTCATCATACTTCCATGGGGTCACTCCCTAACGGAAATCTCCATCCCCGTCTTTCTCCTGAACTACAGACCCAAAtttccagtagcctagaagatgTGTCCCTGTGGCCACCTGCAGACTCTGAAGGGCTAGGCTTCCCACACTGAACATTTCTTTTATCTGGAAACCTGTGCTTCCCTTGCGTCTTTCATTTTGTGGCTAGTACCATTGCCCTCCCAGTGTAGCAAGCTGGTGATATGTGCGGTCTACCACTTTTCCCTCACCCTAGGCCCACCTGTAACCATGCCCCACTCCTATTGTCTCTCCCTCATGAACGTCTTTCTCACCTCTGCACTTCAGTTCATTCCCACTACTGCCACCATAgtcccagcccccaggagctgccATCAGAATTGCTGCAGCAGCTGTTTCCTTGGACCCCAGCCGCTCACCCAGTCATGCCCCCACTGTAACCAGAGTGATTTCGAAAATGAACATGTTTTAGGTCCCTTCCCTGCGTGACTACACACTCCCTGGTGACTCTCCACTGACATCCAGAAAACACCCCAAGTCCACATGTGGCTCCATGCACCAGCCTAGCCTAGTGCTGCACCCTGTCTTCTGCTCTCCGCCCTCATGCCCTGCTGGTTAGCCTTTGTGTCTGCTTTCGCTGGGGTCTCTGTTTCATTGCTCTCTCTGTGGGCCCTCTGCTAAGAGTCTGTGCTCCAATCTTCTCCTGGCAGAAAGGCCTCTTTTCAGGCCCCAGTTCGGATTCTCCTCCCTCCTGGCGGCCTTCTCTGCCTTACCCCACTCTCCTCAGGTCCCCTTTTGGAGCTTCTCCAGTGCATTCTGTGCTTGCCCTATTATGCTGACATTGAGTCGTTTTTCTGTCTGTATCCACTATGGACCGAGCTCTTTAGGAGCAGGGACTGTATCTGATGTTCGAACCGGTTCCCCCATCACTGGCTCCTTCCATGCTGCCCCGTGGAAGTGCGCTGTGTATTTGTTGAACAGAAGTGACCTGGTGGTGATAGCTCCTGGGACTCAGAGGAgcaccctttctctctctctgtttccccattcacCTCCTCCTCCCACTTGATTCCCCTGTAGCCTATACCACAGGTGAGGCATCTAGGTCAGCTTGTGATCAGTACATTGAGAATTGGTGGAAACACTTCAGAATTTAGTAAAAGGGGAAaagaacttattttaaaacagGAAAGTGTAAAGTAGCCACTTTGGTTTACATTTCACATGGCTCTTCACAGCATTTCCTTCTGGCGTCATGGtgcattttttttaaccactgaattcattttgttttctttgcccactgattatgtttattttatcataatgaggtatttatttattttcctgttgtCAAATGTTTGGCTCTAACTATAGGCATAGCATTGTTAATAAAGTATGATTCCTATTTAAAAACATGTGCTTAACATACCAGTCTTCCTAACATACACTCAGCCTATCTCTAAATTACTGAGGGCGAGAAGCTTAATGCGTGTGTATTCTCCTACTCACATCCCACTGTCCTCTTCCGGTAATGTCCTAGTTTGCCCCCACATCTTTGATCCTTATATCTGAGCTTGCCGTCTTGTCACAGAGCAGCTTCCTGCCTCAGTACCTTTTAGGGCTCCTGATTCAGATCCTGGCCTCACTCTTACTAGCTGAATGGCCTTGGGTGAAATGCTTAACCCCTATGTACCTCAGTTATTAAAGCACTTAGCTAGTGTCTGGCCCAGAATAAGCTCTTCATAGCTGTTGGTCTGATTAAAGAATCCTGCCCTCGTGGGTCCaagcatcttctttctccatattCCTCCTTTGTAAGATTCTGTATTGTTCTGTCATCACTGTTATTGTTTTACTGGAGTACATAGTGTTGAGCCTGACTGTTAGACCCAGAACATACCTTACATACTGTCCATAATATTAGCTTCACAtctgatttaaaaacatttattgtaCTTGTGCTCTGAACCAGACACAGGGCTTGGGCTGGGATTCAAAGGTGAGGAGGACACGTTCCCTGTTCTCGGGGGAGCTCACCTATGTGC
This genomic interval from Manis javanica isolate MJ-LG chromosome 1, MJ_LKY, whole genome shotgun sequence contains the following:
- the LRATD1 gene encoding protein LRATD1, with translation MGNQLDRITHLNYSELPTGDPSGIEKDELRVGVAYFFSDEEEDLDERGQPDKFGVKAPPGCTPCPESPTRHHHHHLLHQLVLNETQFSAFRGQECIFSKVSGGPQGADLSVCAVTALPALCEPGDLLELLWLHPAPEPPAPAPHWAVYVGGGQVIHLHQGEIRQDSLYEAGAANVGRVVNSWYRYRPLLAELVVQNACGHLGLKSEEICWTNSESFAAWCRFGKREFKAGGEVPAGTQPPQQQYCLKVHLGENKVHTARFHSLEDLIREKRRIDASGRLRVLQELADLVEDKE